The segment GCAGAGAGGAAGGGTCAATCAACACAATCTGTAGCCTGCTAGGAGCTAGGGGAGTGGGAACTGTTCAGGTCAGAGCCCTCTTGCACTCAGCCCGGACTGTCTTCGCCCACTGGGCAGTCTGCCGTCCATGCCCGTGCGTGCGGACCGACGCCTGGACTAACCGGCTCCAAAAGTACTTTGATGGGCGTTGCTGTTTCCAGGACCCGTGGCCTCACTTCTGGGGGCCcaatctctccttcctctgggAGTGGTCCACTCTGGAGGCCTCTCCAGAATCCGGTGGCTGttgctggctgaggacaaagagcaGACAGCTCAGCAGAGCCTCTCTCATGTCTTGGGAGCTCAGTCGGCGGGCCAGCCGGCGCAGCAAGGGCAGGAGGTGCTGCCGGGCCAGGCGGGCAACAGGCAGCAGCAGGCGGGACAGCAGCGATCGAAGCACCATCGGGAGCAATGGAACGGGCATGGCAGGACCTGCACCTGCAAAGGGAACCCGGGTTTTAGACTGTACCTCAGGCACGCACCTCACCTGGCAAAGCAGGGTGCGGGGGTGTGGAGTCCTCCCTTCAGCTTATACCTCTGTACTCCCCAGTTTTCAACTGGATTAGTTTTACAGTGCAGCTTTCTTCTGGCATGAAAGCTGGTTAAGGAGTTCACTCACTGTTATCACAGATGGGAAGGGAGCCCAGGGCTGGAAGGTGGTGGGGACTGAGGCTAGGGCCTTTTCCAGAACCCACTTCCTttaatccctccctccctttgcatACTCTGACCTGAAGCCTGAACTTCTTGCCCTCCTGCTCACCAGTTCTAACCGGCCAGTGGCAGCTCTCACCAGTCAGAACTGCTCAGAATCAATTTCAGGATGCTTTTGCCTGCGGTGGATTCAGCATCACTGGACATCACAAGGGAGCCCCACCCCCCTCAGCCTCCACCCAGCTCTGCTCAGCTTGGGTGTGGAGCGGGGCGGACAAGGAGGGAACAGCTGTGTTCTGGCACCTGGTATATTCGGTCCAGCTGCTCCCTCTTGCCATCTTAGGAGGAGAAGACAAGAGGGGCCATGTGCAGGAATTCcccatggggtggggtggaatggCGGCAGACTTCAGCGTTGAGCTGTACTTTCTAGCCCTGTGACCTGAAGCGTGTGGACTCTTCTGGGATCCAGTCACCTCAGGTGTTACCTTTGGAAATGGAGGAATCAGAGAAGAggacagcgtgtgtgtgtgtgtgtgtgtgtgtgtgtgtgtgtgtgtgtgtgacacctcAGATGAAGCTAAGCTGTGTTCAGCTTACCTATACCACCCCAGTGGCCAAGCCAACCGTGACCTGCGGAGTCTCTGATGGGCCCTTTTAGGGTACAGGATGGGAGGCACAGTTTCTGTTTTAACTGAGCACAGTTACATAGGGCTGGATATACATCAAGGCCTACTCAAGGACAGAAGAGCATACAGTTCTAGACCTTCTCCAGTCATTTCCCTGCCTCACTCTaaaggatatatatacatatatatatatacatatacacatatgtttttatgtatgtattttaagtatatatacatacacatgtacatatgtgtgtatacatacatacacatatatttgtatatatatccaGCTATATCTGGTTGGGTGTATGGCCTaagttttttatttggtttttgggggttttgtttgtttgtttatttttcttttattgtacggggtttatctgtgtagctctggctgacctggaactcacagacatcttcctgcctctgccacacagtatgttttgttttaagattttcatCACCCCATCGCCCACACCCCCacatccccacccctgcctcagtCAGAAAGCAGCTGTAATTCCAGGCTGGGTCCAATGCAGATGGTGGCTATTATGGTTGGTTTcaatgtcaacttgccacaaattaAAATCATCTACATAGGGAGCCTCTCCCGCAGAACTGCCCTGATTGCCTTAATTGATGCAGGAGACTCTCCAGATCAAAAGGGTGTGGCCAAGGCAGATGCTCAGATCTCTGCTGGATTGGCCTTCCCTTTAGCCCTTAGTAggtttaattaaattatttaattttgatcTACTCATTTCATCCgttctgttcttctagagaactGATAGAGTATGCATGAAGTGTTTTTTGCAAACTTCAAAGCTGTGGGAATATGGTTCCTTCTTATCTGTCATTAGCTGTCCCCATCAGTATCAAAGACCCTGACGgaagaaaagattaaagattaaaaatggaaACATGGAGAGGCAAGAATGTAGAACTACAGGGAGCACGCTTCTCTCTCGTTTGTTTTGATGTGGTTCAGTAGCCACAAGCTTGTCCCacctaacctacccactcccccactccccttccccacACCCCATGGGCCTGCCTGCCCCGCTGTGTGGATGCCTAGCAAAAACAGGTGAGTCTTGAGTTCTTGGTCTTGCTCAATTTCTCACCTTCACCTTGCAGGGAAGCGACAGGACAGCTATTTAAAAGACGAGGGACCTGAGGTAGAGAATCAGGATACCTTCATGCTGGATAAACGGCCAGGccgcaccccagagctgacccttcCCTGGGTTTTCCAGTCTTCTGTAACTGGAATTCGCATATTTCTTGTGATTTGGGTATTTTCCTAGATTCCTTGCTTCCTGGTGCTGTGTCTGCTCATCAGTAAATCTACATGGCTTTTCTTTCAAATTGGAATTTGCGGGGACGGTGGGACGGCTCCGCAGTGAAACCTCACATCCAGAAGTTCCTGACTACGGTTCCTAGTGCCCATGTCAGGCATCTCACAACCACTGTACCTCCATCTTCCGGGCATCCAACATCTTTCTGGCCTGCACCAGCTCTGCactcccagacacacacacatacaatttgcagagagaaaaaaaccaaacctatgtTAGTATCCAGGTGATGCTACTGGTCTGTTCTCAGGGACCTGGCAGCTGCTTACATCATCATCTGCCTCCAAGAGGTTCTCGAGGTGGGTGCTGCAGATAAGAAGGCCCCCAGCCAGCCCAGAGCTCGATCCTAGTGCTCTCAatgttgtctgtctgtgtatctgccTCTTTACCCCTGTCTGCATGGAGATTTCTCTGGCCTCCTCTGATTCTCTGAGACCGGTAAACCCGCTTGAGAGCTGTCTCCAATAAACCTGCTTTTATACTTTTTTAATTTGGCTCAATTTGGTTTATTATATCAGCCAAGAGACTTATTATCTGAGACCTATGATtctatatagccctagctgttctggaacttactgtgtagatccTACAgggatctacacacacacaccccctgcccccagcctcccaaatgctgggactaaaagcatgtaCCGCCACAaacccagctttaaaaaaaaaatcacggagctggagagatggctcagtggttaagagcactgactgctcttccagaggtcctgagttcaattcccagcaatcacatggtggctcacaaccatctataatgggatctgatgccctcttctggtgtgtctgaagacagggacaatgtactcatataaataaagtaaataaataaatttttttatttttatttttattttccaagacagggtttctctgtgtagccatggtggctgtcctggaactcactctgtagaccagggtggccttggactcagaaatcctcctgcctctgcctcccaagtgctgggattaaaggcaagcatcacatcaccactgcctggctacaatTCTTTTCTATGTCAAAGCCAAAGAACTGCCTTTCCCAGAGTGAAAGTCCCTAGATTCTAGGGCCTAGAGCATTAAGAGAGCCCCTCTAGTGCCTTCGGACAAGGAACCCTAGCTGTCGACCAGCTTATCTAGCCTGCCATCGTCCCTGAGCTATTGGGACTACTCTCTGTAGGAGCTCCTGTAGGCTCTCTGTAGGGTTACTGTGGGAGCCCTCAGACTCATGTTCCTCTTTATCTTTTATGCCTAGAACAGCCTTTAGAAAACATGAATTGGAAtctgccctcctcctcttcctactgtccatctcatatttatttatttacataccgattgattgattgattgattgattgatttgatatatgtaagtatactgctgctgtcttcaagcacaccagaagagggcttcagatcccattacagatggttgtgagccaccatgtggttgctgggaattgaactcaagacctctggaagagcagccagtgctcttaaccactaagccatctctccagcccactcctCACCCCAATCTCATATTTAACTAACAGTTAAGGCCACAGTTTCAGGATGTGTAGCTCAGTAACAGGCCTCTACAAGGTTTGAGACCCCAGATTTCACCCCCAGATCCCAGCTCTGAaacaaaccaaagccaaaacataaaaacaaacacacacacacacacacacacatattcaaaggGTCTCCTTATCACCTGCAAAGGCCCTGGGTAATGTAACCTCCTTGGGCTTCCTGATTTAGCTTCTAATTCCTTTTTAATAAATATCTGATGTACTTTTAAAGTATGCTCATAatttcttttgctttaaaaaatgtcTTATGGGGGCTAGGCGGATTAAGAGCACTaggttgcagaggacctgggttcagttcccactaCACACATGATaattcacaatcatctgtaactgctGTATCAAGGAATCTGATGCTCCCCGCTGTTTTTCATGGGCACCAAATATGTGcagggtacacatacatacatgtaaacaaacaGCTACACATATAAAACATCTTAAAATATGtgttaaagccgggcgtggtggcacacgcctttaatcccagcacttgggaggcagaggcaggcgaatttcagagatcgaggccagcctggcctacagagtgagttccaggacagccagggctacacagagaaaccctgtctcgaaaaaccaaaaaaaaaaagtgttatgattattttatgtatatggtgttTTTTCTATAAGTGTGTCTGTAACCCACAGGAATGTCCACAGTGGTCataaaaaggcatcagatcccttgggactggaattttacagacaactgtgagccaccacatgggtgctgggaaccaagccccaggttctctggaagagcagccagtgcccttaactgctgagccatctctccctgtttctttcttcttaatttatgtatatgagcatttcatctgcatgtgtatatatatatatatatatatattaagatttatttattattatatgtaagtacactgtagctgtcctcagacacactagaagagggcatcagatctcattatggatggttgtgagccaccatgtggttgctgtgatttgaactcaggatcttcagaagaacagttagtgctcttaaccgctgagccatctcatcagcaaACCCTGCATGTATATTTATGGAATACATTCATGCAGCACTTGCCAAAGTGAGAAGGGGGCATTAGTCTGGAACTGAAATTGCAGACggctatgaaccaccatgtggatgctgggaatccaatctggttcctctggaagaacagttaagggctctgaaccactgagccatctctccagcccctagcctCTTATTCTTGCCTCCCTTACTCTCCAGGCACAAATGGCTTCCTTACTGTTTCTTAACTGTGTCTCAGAGAATAATAAGTTCTGTCTAAGGCTTTGcatggaggaaaaaaatattaCTGTGTCCACTGTCCTTTCTCAATTGTTTGACCAGTATATGAATTGAATTGTCCCAAAAAAACACATTAATAAGTGACacagattttaattttataaggactaatgtgagttttttaaaaaaaagtgaggtTGTTAGCAAGCATTGATGTCTGCATACCATCCTGAGACCACacgatggctcataaccatctgtaactccaagttCAGAATAGCCGCGTGAGGCTCCCTGGGGGTAACAGAGACAAACCAGGGGAGGCTGAGAGACACAAAAAAAGTTATGGAGAATAGATCGTCTTGTTATGTAGATAAAAGTCTCCGAAGTTGGGCTGCCGACCTTGCACTCGACCGCTCTCattgcaagaaaagaaagaaacctttgtgGTAAAAGTTACTTTAGAATAGCTGTCTTCCTGGTACAGGAGACTTTACAAGTGAACGTTTCCTTTCCTTCACAAAAGGGCAGCTTTACAGAGAGACCTCTGTGTCTACAGTTTCTCAAAATAGCCGGTTGAAATAATCACCCTGACAAAGAGGTAAGTTTTGAAGTAGCAGAATCTGGCCTCCTGAGTCCCAATTAAATCTTCCCCTAAAAGTGTCACATTCCCGTTTTTTCCTTGCTCATTAGCTTTCACGGCAATGGAAGACTTTGcaggctgctgcaggaggaaagTCATATAGTCTTATTCAGAGGTGACCCTCTGCATATTAGCCTGAAAGGCAGGGTATGCCTACTGGTGCAATACTGGTATGAACGTTACAGGAACAACCAACCACTTTCTCCTTGGATTTGAGGATTGTTTCCAACAGAGCAAACTCATGCTTGGTACTGAAaacttggtcaaatgcccacagCTATGAAGGTTGTAAGACGGCTCTGAAGGTCGTAGGCCTTCCTGGGAAACTTACAACTGCCAAACCaccttataaatatttatggttATACAAATAGACAAGtaccctgtcttcagacacaccagaaaatggtacggatggttgtgagccaccatgtgactgctgggaattgaactcaggacctctaggtaGAGccactgctcttttttttttttttttttaaagttgaaggGAGGGTCATTTGCCAAAGGGAAGCTGTAGTGACTACCTCTCTGGTCAGtttaaagataatttctttttttattttaatttttatttattatatgtaagtacactgtagctgtcttcaacaCTCCAGACAAGgacatccgatctcattacagatggttgtgagccaccatgtggttgctgggatttgaactcaggacctttggaagagcagtctgtgctcttaaccactgagccatctctccagcccccggaagagccactgctcttaaccgctgaaccctCTCTCTAACCCTAAGCTTTTTTTCTTCAATAAGCAACAGTTAAAGCAGggactatttgtttgtttgtttgtttgtttgtttgtttgtttattgtgaagagagggcatcgaatcccattacagatggttactgggaatcgaactcatgacctctggaaaatcatacagtgctcttaacccctgagccatctcctagccCAAAGCAGAGACTCCTAACTCATCAGCTATTTACTCCCCTCGGAACTCAGGGAACATCACATGGAGCAGAAGGTGGAAAGGATGAGAAGGAGCGTTGTGCAATGTTGTCTTCTCTCATGACATGGCTTTGTACTAAACTTACCAattgcacaagacctgcacagttCGAGCTGATGACATCAGTCAACATTGCAGCAGGCAGCACTATCCAAACTCAAGAGatgacacaaaaaaacaaaaataaaaccaaaaaagatgGAAGAGGATTGTTGAGGGGTGTCTGGGAGAGTAAGGGAGAATTGTTAGAGATATTTATGGTTAAGATACACTGTGTACATGTATaagcttataaaataatatatatattttaaagtttcacaTTCCCGAAGCTGGGTCTGGAGATTATGCCGTAATCCAAGATAAAGCATTTCTGGCTATGGAAAGGAAAGCTAGAACAAGTGTAGCAATGCatggctgtaatctcagcattccagaGCTGAAGGCAGAGGATCAGAGCTTAAGGGCTGCTGGTGTCATGTGGTGatttcatgagttcaagaccagcctcggtaataaaataaaaataaaaaatttaaaaggttctCAAACATTAACATCACCAACctataaaaaatataaacagctggatgtggtggcgcacacctttaatcccagcacttgggaggcagaggcaggcagatttctgagtttgaggccaacctggtctacagagtaagttccaggacagccagggctacacagagaaaccctgtctcgaaaaataaaaataaaaataaacaacaacaataacaacaaactgGGGTAAACCTGGTGGTTGTGGGGCtagccttttatcccagcagtcctaaggcagagagacaggtgaACTTTGTGAAttccaagtcagcctggtctacagagcgagttccaggacagccagaggcacaccgagaaaccctgtctagaaaaaaaacaaaacaaaacaaaactgtagttCACGATGAGCTAGTTTCTAAGTTTAGGGGGCTCAACTAGTTGAGAAGATCCTCAATGCTGGGCTCAAAGCTTGTTTCCCAAATTGTTTCTGGTCGCGCTTTGGGAACCACGTGGCACCAAGGTCAACGCAGTGTGGTTCGTTATCTCTCCAGATTTTCGATCAGGTCCCTCCAGCCTCGGTTTGCGGGGCTTCCAGAGAGAAGCTCCTGGTTTGGGTGacactggaattaaaaaaaaaaaaaaaaggcgggaCAATTAAAAAGATCCAAGTTGGATATGGCAGCTTACAGGCTGCTGGgaaatctttcatttctttagtcTCTATTGCTTTAGAAGTTTGTTAAATTGAGAGACACGAGTGTTTCAttagaatatcttcatttttGCCAGGCCAGTTAATAACCGCAACAGAACAACGTGAACAAAAAGCAGGCTTGGAAAACTCCCTCTGGGAACCCCCAA is part of the Mus musculus strain C57BL/6J chromosome 17, GRCm38.p6 C57BL/6J genome and harbors:
- the Mymx gene encoding protein myomixer isoform 2 (isoform 2 is encoded by transcript variant 3); protein product: MPEESCTVKLIQLKTGEYRGAGPAMPVPLLPMVLRSLLSRLLLPVARLARQHLLPLLRRLARRLSSQDMREALLSCLLFVLSQQQPPDSGEASRVDHSQRKERLGPQK
- the Mymx gene encoding protein myomixer isoform X1, with protein sequence MPVPLLPMVLRSLLSRLLLPVARLARQHLLPLLRRLARRLSSQDMREALLSCLLFVLSQQQPPDSGEASRVDHSQRKERLGPQK